In Tripterygium wilfordii isolate XIE 37 chromosome 15, ASM1340144v1, whole genome shotgun sequence, one DNA window encodes the following:
- the LOC120016426 gene encoding 29 kDa ribonucleoprotein A, chloroplastic-like, whose translation MAALEAALALPSLFSSSGSKSFLSLNPPLYSMKLQVSNSFNALSLKFPLSPLPCPPRKFCICSTAQEVTVEAEPEHTQDPLLKRKIYVANFSWTFAAADFKTLFGQCGTVTDVEIIREKDGKHKGYAFLTMASEEEAQAAIEKFNSQEVSGRTFKVAYAKRLNKPYPPSTQASPARETRHKLYVSNLAWKVRASHLREFFSTDFNPVSARVVFDGPSGKSAGYAFVSFATKEEAEAAIAALHEKELMGRPVRLKFSERSVVVPESKKEEEEEEEEEEEEEEEEETPPENS comes from the exons ATGGCGGCATTGGAAGCAGCTCTCGCTCTTCCCTCACTCTTCTCTTCGTCTGGTTCAAAATCCTTCCTCTCTCTCAATCCGCCACTCTATTCTATGAAGCTTCAGGTTTCCAATTCCTTTAATGCCCTTTCTCTCAAAttccctctctctcctctcccctGCCCACCAAGAAAATTCTGCATTTGCTCCACTGCACAGGAGGTAACTGTAGAGGCAGAGCCAGAACATACCCAAGATCCGCTTCTGAAGAGAAAGATATATGTGGCCAATTTTTCATGGACTTTCGCTGCTGCTGATTTTAAGACCCTTTTTGGGCAGTGTGGGACTGTCACAGATGTTGAG ATTATAAGGGAAAAAGATGGTAAGCATAAGGGCTATGCATTTCTTACAATGGCTTCAGAGGAGGAAGCCCAGGCTGCTATTGAAAAATTTAACTCTCAA GAAGTGTCAGGGAGGACATTTAAGGTGGCGTATGCAAAAAGGTTAAATAAACCTTATCCTCCATCTACTCAGGCTTCCCCCGCCAGAGAGACACGGCACAAGCTTTATGTCTCAAATCTTGCTTGGAAAGTGAGAGCTAGTCATCTCAGAGAATTTTTCTCCACCGATTTCAATCCAGTTTCTGCCAGGGTTGTGTTTGATGGCCCTTCAGGTAAATCTGCTGGATATGCGTTTGTCTCGTTTGCCACAAAGGAAGAAGCAGAGGCTGCAATTGCTGCTTTGCATGAGAAG GAATTGATGGGTCGGCCAGTTCGTTTGAAATTCAGTGAAAGAAGTGTTGTTGTGCCTGAAAGCaagaaggaagaggaggaagaagaagaagaagaggaggaggaggaggaagaagaagagacccCACCTGAAAATTCTTAG
- the LOC120016229 gene encoding protein TORNADO 2-like, producing MALNNNVIGAINFVAMLLSIPIIGAGIWLATEPDNSCVKILQWPVIILGILILVVGLAGFVGGFWRIPWLLVFYLIAMLVLIILLACLVVFVYMVTIRGHGQLEPSRAYLEYHLDDFSGWLRRRVRSNYKWDRIRGCLSSTSMCPELNQSYSMAQDFFNAHLTPLQSGCCKPPTKCGYTFVNPTYWISPIDNAADMDCLNWNNDQNQLCYNCDSCKAGLLANLKEEWRRADIILLITLVALISVYLIGCCAFRNAKTDDLFRKYKQGYT from the exons ATGGCATTAAACAACAATGTCATAGGCGCAATCAATTTTGTTGCTATGCTCCTCTCAATCCCCATCATTGGTGCAGGGATTTGGCTTGCAACAGAACCAGACAACTCTTGTGTCAAGATTCTACAGTGGCCTGTAATTATTTTAGGGATCTTGATTCTAGTTGTGGGTTTAGCTGGTTTTGTTGGAGGGTTTTGGAGAATTCCATGGCTTCTCGTATTCTACTTGATTGCCATGCTTGTTCTTATAATATTGCTTGCTTGTTTGGTGGTTTTTGTGTACATGGTCACCATTAGAGGGCATGGACAGCTTGAACCAAGTAGGGCATATTTGGAGTATCATCTTGATGACTTTTCCGGTTGGCTTCGTCGGAGAGTTCGGAGTAATTATAAGTGGGATCGTATTAGAGGCTGTCTTAGTTCAACTAGTATGTGTCCTGAATTGAACCAGAGCTATAGTATGGCACAAGATTTCTTCAATGCTCATCTTACTCCACTACAG TCAGGATGCTGCAAGCCACCCACCAAATGCGGGTACACATTTGTGAACCCAACATATTGGATTAGTCCAATCGACAATGCAGCAGACATGGATTGCTTGAACTGGAACAATGATCAAAACCAACTATGCTACAACTGTGATTCATGCAAAGCTGGTTTGCTAGCCAATCTGAAGGAGGAATGGAGAAGAGCAGACATCATATTGCTCATCACTCTTGTTGCTTTGATTTCGGTTTATTTGATTGGTTGCTGTGCTTTCAGGAATGCCAAAACAGACGACCTCTTTCGCAAGTACAAGCAAGGCTACACATAA
- the LOC120015940 gene encoding uncharacterized protein LOC120015940: MEIKPKSRRIMGAGGPEDEDNRWPPWLKPLLKESFFGQCKVHGDSHKSECNMYCLDCMDGALCSLCLHYHKDHRAIQIRRSSYHDVIRVNEIQKVLDISGVQTYVINSARVVFLNERPQPRPGKGVINTCEVCERSLLDSFRFCSLGCKIVGTSKNFQRRKKHQLAMASDSDDSFSSSHGRQKSSSSNSRKDQSFSPSTPPPTATSFRTVKRRKGIPHRAPMGGLVIEY, translated from the exons ATGGAAATCAAACCGAAAAGCAGGAGAATCATG GGTGCTGGTGGTCCTGAAGATGAGGACAACAGATGGCCGCCATGGCTGAAGCCTTTGCTGAAAGAGAGCTTCTTTGGTCAATGCAAGGTGCACGGTGATTCTCACAAGAGCGAATGCAATATGTATTGCCTGGATTGCATGGATGGTGCTCTCTGCTCTCTCTGCCTTCACTACCACAAGGATCATCGTGCTATTCAG ATAAGGAGGTCTTCATACCATGATGTGATAAGGGTAAATGAGATACAAAAGGTGCTGGACATATCTGGAGTGCAAACCTATGTAATCAACAGTGCCAGGGTCGTGTTCTTGAATGAGAGGCCTCAGCCTCGCCCAGGTAAAGGCGTCATCAATACCTGTGAAGTCTGCGAGCGCAGCCTCCTTGATTCGTTCCGCTTCTGCTCTCTTGGTTGCAAG ATCGTTGGAACATCAAAAAATTTCCAAAGGAGGAAAAAGCATCAGCTGGCAATGGCATCAGATTCGGATGACTCATTCAGCAGCAGCCACGGCCGGCAgaagagcagcagcagcaacagccgTAAAGATCAAAGCTTCTCTCCGTCAACACCACCCCCAACCGCCACTAGTTTCCGGACAGTGAAGCGAAGAAAGGGTATTCCCCACCGTGCCCCCATGGGAGGACTAGTCATAGAATACTAG